The Phragmites australis chromosome 15, lpPhrAust1.1, whole genome shotgun sequence genome window below encodes:
- the LOC133892755 gene encoding DNA-directed RNA polymerases II, IV and V subunit 11 — protein sequence MNAPDRYERFVVPEGTKKVSYERDTKIVNAASFTIEREDHTIGNILRMQLHRDPNVLFAGYKLPHPLQYKIIVRIHTTSQSSPTQAYTQAINDLDKELEYLKQAFEDEKNRYEERVKQGY from the exons ATGAATGCCCCGGATCGCTATGAGCGCTTTGTCGTGCCTGAGGGCACCAAGAA GGTGTCGTATGAGAGGGACACTAAGATTGTGAATGCTGCATCGTTCACCATCGAGCGTGAGGACCACACCATTGGCAACATCCTTCGCAT GCAGCTGCACAGAGATCCAAATGTGCTTTTTGCTGGCTATAAGCTCCCTCACCCTCTTCAGTACAAGATTATTGTTAGG ATCCATACTACCAGCCAGTCCTCCCCGACGCAGGCCTACACCCAGGCGATCAATGATCTAGACAAGGAGCTCGAGTACCTTAAGCAAGCTTTTGAG GATGAGAAGAACAGGTACGAGGAAAGGGTGAAGCAGGGGTACTAG